Proteins encoded together in one Nitrospiria bacterium window:
- a CDS encoding CBS domain-containing protein: protein MKVKELMQTKVKTVSPEDKVDKVFLLFNFERIRHLPVVEKKKVVGIVSDRDLKKMMGSLKTRKVFTQKGETYVTLKSRKVKTFMSRGVVTISPNAEAVEAAALMAKRKIGGLPVVKGGVLVGIITATDILRAYVKLAQSVGI from the coding sequence ATGAAAGTAAAAGAGTTAATGCAAACCAAAGTGAAAACAGTGTCTCCTGAAGATAAGGTGGATAAGGTTTTTTTACTTTTTAACTTCGAGCGGATTCGCCACCTGCCTGTGGTAGAGAAAAAGAAGGTAGTGGGAATCGTATCGGACCGAGATTTAAAAAAAATGATGGGGTCTTTGAAAACGAGGAAAGTTTTTACCCAAAAGGGGGAAACCTACGTTACCCTAAAATCCAGAAAAGTGAAAACTTTTATGAGCCGAGGTGTTGTTACCATTTCCCCAAATGCCGAAGCGGTTGAAGCAGCGGCTCTCATGGCTAAGAGAAAAATAGGTGGTTTGCCCGTGGTGAAAGGGGGAGTATTGGTGGGAATAATTACGGCGACGGATATTCTTCGAGCCTATGTGAAACTAGCACAAAGTGTTGGAATTTAA
- a CDS encoding dodecin family protein, producing MKTDLVKVIEVLAESDRSWEDAAQQAVSRASKSVRGIKSIYIKNFEGKVEGEKIVKYRINANLSFLLD from the coding sequence ATGAAAACCGATCTAGTGAAAGTGATTGAGGTATTGGCTGAATCGGATCGCAGTTGGGAAGATGCGGCACAACAGGCCGTTTCCCGGGCCTCCAAATCAGTGCGGGGAATCAAATCCATTTATATTAAAAACTTTGAGGGCAAAGTCGAGGGAGAGAAAATCGTTAAATATCGGATCAATGCGAACCTTTCTTTCCTCTTGGATTAG